A DNA window from Nitratidesulfovibrio sp. contains the following coding sequences:
- a CDS encoding PLD nuclease N-terminal domain-containing protein, whose translation MNTALLIPLLAIPILPNLWCIWHSYSHEFDRPAEKALWMAAGIFLPVLGGLAYLVFGQRRARKA comes from the coding sequence ATGAACACGGCCCTGCTCATTCCCCTGCTTGCCATTCCCATCTTGCCCAACCTGTGGTGCATCTGGCATTCTTACTCGCACGAGTTCGACCGCCCGGCCGAAAAGGCCTTGTGGATGGCGGCCGGGATATTCCTTCCCGTGCTCGGCGGCCTTGCCTACCTCGTCTTCGGCCAGCGGCGCGCCCGCAAGGCCTGA
- the lspA gene encoding signal peptidase II, with protein MRPRFVMVFSIAAAVIGLDQLTKLWAVTAIPEHHSVPVIAGLFDLVNVRNRGAAFGFLNRSDIEWQFWLFLVATVLAVWAIISLTRAAQDDKVLFTGFGCILGGALGNLIDRVRFRAVIDFLDFYVGDWHWPAFNVADIAICVGAFLAFIAMYRQPAPRNSSNAR; from the coding sequence ATGCGTCCCAGATTCGTCATGGTCTTCTCCATCGCCGCCGCCGTCATCGGCCTTGACCAGCTTACCAAGCTGTGGGCGGTGACAGCCATTCCCGAACACCATTCCGTGCCGGTCATCGCCGGGCTTTTCGACCTGGTCAACGTGCGCAACCGGGGCGCGGCCTTCGGCTTTCTGAACCGCTCCGACATCGAATGGCAGTTCTGGCTGTTCCTGGTGGCCACGGTGCTTGCGGTGTGGGCCATCATCTCGCTGACGCGCGCCGCGCAGGACGACAAGGTGCTGTTCACCGGGTTCGGATGCATTCTGGGCGGTGCCCTCGGCAACCTCATCGACCGGGTGCGTTTTCGCGCGGTGATCGACTTTCTGGATTTCTACGTGGGCGACTGGCACTGGCCCGCCTTCAACGTGGCGGACATCGCCATCTGCGTGGGCGCGTTCCTGGCCTTCATCGCCATGTACCGCCAGCCCGCCCCCCGCAACAGTTCGAACGCCCGGTAG
- the ileS gene encoding isoleucine--tRNA ligase, with translation MSDYKKTLHLPDTKFPMKANLTQREPEMLKFWEGIDAYAAMAQASGQKGQYVLHDGPPYANGHIHLGTALNKILKDMVVKSRNMQGYSARYVPGWDCHGLPIEHKVEQELGEKKKELPAHVVRKRCRQYAEKYLDIQRKEFKRLGVLGAWDKPYMTMDPAYESATARELGNFVAAGNVVRSKKPIYWCCSCQTALAEAEVEYYDHTSPSIFVRFPLRDARVADVLGLSPADAASAYIVIWTTTPWTLPDNMAVAVHPDHDYAVVRHDGAHYVLAAALVESSAKTFGWEGYEVVSTVPGAKLEGLAAAHPFYDRPSPVVLADYVVLDSGTGCVHTAPGHGREDYETGLRYGLEILSPLNDEGRFLDSVPFFAGLTVFEANPKVIEKLREVGNLLAERKISHSYPHCWRCKKPVIFRATTQWFIAMEKNDLRARALSAIRNDVRWIPAWGEERIHNMIEFRPDWCISRQRTWGVPIIALLCEGCGEAWNDDAWMRDIADRFAKHPTGCDYWYETPLEDIVPAGLACPHCGGNHWKKETDILDVWFDSGTSFSAVLEQRGDTAFPADLYLEGSDQHRGWFHSSLLASIGTRGVPPYRAVLTHGYVVDGEGRKMSKSIGNVIAPQEIIDKYGAEVLRLWVASVDYREDIRISDEILSRLVDAYRRIRNTCRYLLGNIDDLTPEEIVPFSVMDPLDRYALDIMTDAHARIQEAYSEFEFHKVFHTLHNLCVTDLSAFYLDVLKDRLYASAKDSPERRSAQTALLHILLVLVRDMAPVLSFTAEEVFRHIPEALRPAAPTVFALRGADTPLYNVSSDESERWEAVLAVRSEVTKAIEPLRKAGTVGHSLDTHVTLYADHKLADLLRATGTDLRAVFIVSKLNIAPLEDAPQDAFASEEVKGLRIGVAKAPGAKCERCWIYHEELGADPDFPGACARCTTVLRTGGAE, from the coding sequence ATGAGCGACTACAAGAAGACCCTGCATCTGCCCGACACCAAATTTCCCATGAAGGCCAACCTTACCCAGCGCGAGCCGGAAATGCTCAAGTTCTGGGAAGGCATCGACGCCTACGCCGCCATGGCGCAGGCATCGGGCCAAAAGGGCCAGTACGTCCTGCACGACGGCCCCCCCTATGCCAACGGGCACATTCACCTGGGGACGGCGCTGAACAAGATCCTGAAGGACATGGTGGTCAAGTCGCGCAACATGCAGGGCTATTCTGCCCGCTACGTGCCCGGCTGGGACTGTCACGGCCTGCCCATCGAACACAAGGTGGAACAGGAACTGGGCGAAAAGAAAAAGGAACTGCCCGCCCACGTGGTGCGCAAGCGCTGCCGCCAGTACGCGGAAAAGTATCTGGACATCCAGCGCAAGGAATTCAAGCGCCTTGGCGTGCTGGGTGCCTGGGACAAGCCGTACATGACCATGGACCCGGCCTACGAGTCGGCCACCGCGCGCGAGCTCGGCAACTTCGTTGCCGCGGGCAACGTGGTGCGCAGCAAGAAGCCCATCTACTGGTGCTGTTCGTGCCAGACCGCCCTGGCCGAGGCCGAGGTGGAATACTACGACCACACCTCGCCCTCCATCTTCGTGCGCTTTCCCCTGCGCGATGCCAGGGTGGCGGATGTGCTGGGCCTGTCCCCGGCGGACGCGGCCAGCGCCTACATCGTCATCTGGACCACCACCCCGTGGACCCTGCCCGACAACATGGCCGTGGCCGTGCACCCCGACCATGACTACGCCGTGGTCCGCCACGACGGCGCGCACTACGTGCTGGCCGCCGCGCTGGTGGAAAGCAGCGCCAAGACCTTCGGCTGGGAAGGGTACGAAGTGGTATCCACCGTGCCGGGAGCGAAGCTGGAAGGCCTTGCCGCCGCGCACCCCTTCTACGACCGCCCCTCGCCGGTGGTGCTGGCCGACTACGTGGTGCTCGATTCCGGCACCGGCTGCGTGCACACCGCCCCCGGCCATGGCCGCGAGGACTACGAGACCGGCCTGCGCTACGGGCTGGAAATCCTTTCGCCGCTGAACGACGAAGGCCGCTTCCTCGATTCCGTGCCCTTCTTTGCCGGGCTGACCGTGTTCGAGGCCAACCCCAAGGTCATCGAAAAGCTGCGCGAAGTGGGCAACCTGCTGGCGGAGCGCAAGATTTCGCACAGCTACCCGCACTGCTGGCGCTGCAAGAAGCCGGTCATCTTCCGGGCCACCACCCAGTGGTTCATCGCCATGGAAAAGAACGACCTGCGCGCCCGCGCGCTGTCGGCCATCCGCAACGACGTGCGCTGGATTCCCGCCTGGGGCGAGGAACGCATCCACAACATGATCGAATTCCGCCCCGACTGGTGCATCTCGCGCCAGCGCACCTGGGGCGTGCCCATCATCGCCCTGCTCTGCGAAGGCTGCGGCGAGGCGTGGAACGACGACGCCTGGATGCGCGACATCGCCGACCGTTTCGCCAAGCACCCCACCGGCTGCGACTACTGGTACGAAACGCCGCTGGAAGACATCGTGCCCGCCGGTCTGGCCTGCCCGCACTGCGGCGGCAACCACTGGAAGAAGGAAACCGACATCCTGGACGTGTGGTTCGATTCAGGCACCAGCTTCTCCGCCGTGCTGGAACAGCGCGGCGACACCGCGTTCCCGGCGGACCTGTACCTGGAAGGCTCGGACCAGCATCGCGGCTGGTTCCACAGCTCCCTGCTGGCCTCCATCGGCACGCGCGGCGTGCCGCCCTACCGCGCCGTGCTCACCCACGGCTACGTGGTGGACGGCGAAGGCCGCAAGATGTCCAAGTCCATCGGCAACGTCATCGCCCCGCAGGAGATCATCGACAAGTACGGCGCGGAAGTGCTGCGTCTGTGGGTGGCGTCCGTCGATTACCGCGAGGACATCCGCATCTCGGATGAAATCCTGAGCCGCCTGGTGGACGCCTACCGGCGCATCCGCAACACCTGCCGCTACCTGCTGGGCAACATCGACGACCTGACACCCGAAGAGATCGTGCCGTTCTCGGTCATGGACCCGCTGGACCGCTACGCGCTGGACATCATGACCGATGCCCACGCGCGCATCCAGGAAGCCTATTCCGAGTTCGAGTTCCACAAGGTGTTCCACACCCTGCACAACCTGTGCGTGACCGATCTCAGCGCCTTCTACCTCGACGTGCTGAAGGACCGCCTGTACGCCTCTGCCAAGGACAGCCCGGAACGCCGCTCTGCCCAGACGGCCCTTTTGCACATCCTGCTGGTGCTGGTGCGCGACATGGCCCCGGTGCTCAGCTTCACGGCGGAGGAAGTGTTCCGCCATATCCCCGAAGCGCTGCGCCCCGCCGCGCCCACGGTGTTCGCGCTGCGCGGGGCCGATACCCCGTTGTACAACGTCAGCTCCGACGAGAGCGAACGGTGGGAGGCAGTGCTGGCCGTGCGGTCAGAGGTGACCAAGGCCATCGAGCCGCTGCGCAAGGCGGGCACGGTGGGCCATTCGCTGGACACCCACGTGACCCTGTACGCCGACCACAAGCTGGCCGACCTGCTTCGCGCCACCGGCACCGACCTGCGCGCGGTGTTCATCGTCTCCAAGCTGAACATCGCCCCGCTGGAAGACGCGCCGCAAGACGCCTTTGCCTCCGAAGAGGTCAAGGGCTTGCGCATCGGCGTGGCCAAGGCCCCCGGCGCCAAGTGCGAACGCTGCTGGATCTACCACGAGGAACTGGGCGCCGACCCCGACTTCCCCGGTGCCTGCGCCCGCTGCACCACGGTGCTGCGCACCGGCGGCGCAGAGTAA
- a CDS encoding arylesterase, with translation MPKPLGILALGDSLTEGYGLEPDAAFPAALERLLRAGSPGAAAIDANVVNLGLSGDTTAGGLRRLRAWLARNPGFANGDGDCGDNDENAFPRCFAIVELGANDGFMGLDPEDMEENLSAILTLLAERRVPALLAGFRAEFADDPDYAEAYDALFPRLAARFGVPLWPYVLEGIWGVPDLTLWDGLHPNAAGSERMARAALPYVLGMIGGTGCNRG, from the coding sequence ATGCCCAAACCACTTGGCATCCTCGCCCTCGGCGACAGCCTGACAGAAGGCTACGGCCTGGAGCCCGACGCCGCCTTTCCCGCCGCGCTGGAACGGCTGTTGCGGGCGGGCTCCCCAGGGGCAGCAGCCATCGACGCCAACGTGGTCAACCTGGGCCTTTCGGGCGACACCACGGCGGGCGGCCTGCGCCGCCTGCGCGCATGGCTGGCGCGCAACCCCGGTTTCGCCAACGGCGATGGTGACTGCGGCGACAATGACGAAAACGCGTTCCCGCGCTGCTTCGCCATTGTCGAACTGGGCGCCAACGACGGCTTCATGGGGCTGGACCCGGAAGACATGGAAGAGAATCTGTCCGCCATCCTGACCCTGCTGGCCGAACGGCGCGTCCCCGCCCTGCTGGCCGGGTTCAGGGCAGAGTTCGCAGATGATCCGGACTATGCCGAAGCATACGACGCCCTGTTCCCGCGCCTGGCCGCGCGGTTCGGCGTGCCCCTGTGGCCCTACGTGCTGGAAGGCATCTGGGGCGTTCCGGACCTGACCCTGTGGGACGGCCTGCACCCCAACGCCGCCGGTTCGGAACGCATGGCCCGCGCGGCCCTGCCGTACGTGCTGGGCATGATTGGCGGTACGGGCTGCAACAGGGGGTAG
- a CDS encoding HypC/HybG/HupF family hydrogenase formation chaperone, translated as MCLAIPAEIVEINDAGMAKCRVGKSETYLNVSAMLLPERPAIGEYVIVHAGFALRVLDKAEAEETLRLLREMSEAVEGQPAGF; from the coding sequence ATGTGCCTCGCCATTCCCGCCGAGATCGTGGAAATCAATGATGCCGGCATGGCCAAGTGTCGTGTGGGCAAGAGCGAAACCTACCTCAACGTCTCGGCCATGCTGCTGCCCGAACGCCCCGCCATCGGCGAATACGTCATCGTGCACGCCGGGTTTGCCCTGCGCGTGCTGGACAAGGCCGAGGCAGAGGAAACCCTGCGGCTGCTGCGTGAAATGTCCGAGGCCGTGGAAGGCCAGCCCGCCGGGTTCTAG
- a CDS encoding HyaD/HybD family hydrogenase maturation endopeptidase has protein sequence MSNRPNILVLGVGNILYTDEGIGVRAVEALQTAHAFSDNVTVMDGGTLGMRLMDAIMACDHLIVVDAVLAGDEPGAIYRLTGEDLRKSLGFNDSMHQTDLVDTLIFCELVGKRPEAVIIGMEPHDYQSLGTELSPVAGQRLPLLCDAVVAEVRRAGGDCTPVTD, from the coding sequence ATGAGCAATCGCCCCAACATCCTCGTCCTTGGCGTGGGCAACATCCTGTACACCGACGAAGGCATCGGCGTGCGCGCCGTGGAGGCGCTGCAAACGGCGCATGCCTTCAGCGACAACGTCACCGTCATGGACGGCGGCACGCTGGGCATGCGGCTCATGGACGCCATAATGGCGTGCGACCACCTGATCGTGGTGGATGCCGTGCTTGCGGGGGACGAACCCGGCGCCATCTACCGCCTGACCGGCGAAGACCTGCGCAAGAGCCTCGGCTTCAACGACTCCATGCACCAGACCGACCTCGTGGACACCCTGATCTTCTGCGAACTGGTGGGCAAACGGCCAGAAGCGGTGATCATCGGCATGGAGCCGCACGACTATCAGTCGTTGGGCACCGAACTTTCCCCCGTGGCAGGCCAGCGCCTGCCCCTGCTGTGCGACGCCGTGGTAGCAGAGGTACGCCGCGCGGGCGGCGACTGCACCCCGGTCACGGACTGA
- a CDS encoding nickel-dependent hydrogenase large subunit: MSGCRAQNAPGGIPVTPKSSYSGPIVVDPVTRIEGHLRIEVEVENGKVKNAYSSSTLFRGLEIILKGRDPRDAQHFTQRTCGVCTYTHALASTRCVDNAVGVHIPKNATYIRNLVLGAQYLHDHIVHFYHLHALDFVDVTAALKADPAKAAKVASSISPRKTTAADLKAVQDKLKTFVESGQLGPFTNAYFLGGHPAYYLDPETNLIATAHYLEALRLQVKAARAMAVFGAKNPHTQFTVVGGVTCYDALTPKRIAEFEALWKETKAFVDEVYIPDLLVVAAAYKDWAQYGGTTNFITFGEFPKDEYDLNSRYFKPGVVFKRDFKNVKPFDKMQIEEHVRHSWYEGAEARHPWKGQTQPKYTDLHGDDRYSWMKAPRYMSEPMETGPLAQVLVAYSQGHPKVKAVTDAVLAKLGVGPEALFSTLGRTAARGIETAVIAEYVGVMLQEYKDNIAKGDNVICAPWEMPKQAEGVGFVTAPRGGLSHWIRIEDGKIGNFQLVVPSTWTLGPRCAKGKMAPVEESLIGTPVADAKRPVEILRTVHSFDPCIACGVHVIDGHTNEVHKFRIL; the protein is encoded by the coding sequence ATGAGCGGCTGCAGAGCCCAGAATGCTCCGGGCGGCATCCCCGTCACGCCCAAGAGCTCCTATAGCGGTCCCATCGTCGTCGACCCCGTTACCCGCATCGAAGGCCACCTGCGCATCGAGGTGGAAGTGGAGAACGGCAAGGTCAAGAACGCCTACAGCAGTTCCACGCTGTTCCGGGGCCTTGAAATCATCCTGAAGGGTCGCGACCCCCGCGACGCCCAGCACTTCACCCAGCGTACCTGCGGCGTGTGCACCTATACCCACGCGCTGGCCTCCACCCGTTGCGTGGACAACGCCGTGGGCGTGCACATCCCCAAGAACGCCACCTACATCCGCAACCTGGTGCTGGGCGCGCAGTACCTGCACGACCACATCGTGCACTTCTACCACCTGCACGCCCTGGACTTCGTGGACGTGACCGCCGCGCTGAAGGCCGACCCGGCCAAGGCCGCCAAGGTCGCCTCGTCCATTTCGCCCCGCAAGACCACGGCGGCAGACCTGAAGGCCGTACAGGACAAGCTGAAGACCTTCGTGGAAAGCGGGCAGCTCGGCCCGTTCACCAATGCCTACTTCCTGGGCGGCCACCCCGCCTACTACCTGGACCCGGAAACCAACCTCATCGCCACCGCCCACTACCTGGAAGCCCTGCGCCTTCAGGTAAAGGCCGCGCGCGCCATGGCCGTTTTCGGCGCCAAGAACCCGCACACCCAGTTCACCGTGGTGGGCGGCGTGACCTGCTACGACGCCCTGACGCCCAAGCGCATCGCCGAATTCGAGGCGCTGTGGAAGGAAACCAAGGCATTCGTGGATGAAGTGTACATCCCCGACCTGCTCGTGGTTGCCGCAGCCTACAAGGACTGGGCGCAGTACGGCGGCACCACCAACTTCATCACCTTCGGCGAATTCCCGAAGGACGAGTACGACCTGAACAGCCGGTACTTCAAGCCGGGCGTGGTCTTCAAGCGCGACTTCAAGAACGTGAAGCCGTTCGACAAGATGCAGATCGAAGAGCACGTGCGCCACAGCTGGTACGAAGGCGCCGAAGCCCGCCACCCCTGGAAGGGCCAGACCCAGCCCAAGTACACCGACCTGCACGGCGACGACCGCTACTCGTGGATGAAGGCCCCCCGCTACATGAGCGAACCCATGGAAACCGGGCCGCTGGCCCAGGTACTGGTGGCCTACTCGCAGGGGCATCCCAAGGTGAAGGCCGTGACCGACGCCGTGCTCGCCAAGCTGGGCGTGGGCCCCGAAGCCCTGTTCTCCACCCTGGGCCGTACGGCGGCGCGCGGCATCGAAACCGCAGTCATCGCCGAATACGTGGGCGTGATGCTGCAAGAGTACAAGGACAACATCGCCAAGGGCGACAACGTCATCTGCGCCCCGTGGGAAATGCCCAAGCAGGCCGAAGGCGTCGGCTTCGTCACCGCTCCGCGCGGTGGCCTGTCGCACTGGATCCGCATCGAGGACGGCAAGATCGGCAACTTCCAGCTGGTCGTGCCCTCCACCTGGACCCTTGGCCCCCGCTGCGCCAAGGGCAAGATGGCCCCGGTGGAAGAATCGCTCATCGGTACCCCGGTGGCCGACGCCAAGCGCCCCGTGGAAATCCTGCGCACGGTGCACTCGTTCGACCCGTGCATCGCCTGCGGCGTGCACGTCATCGACGGGCATACCAACGAAGTGCACAAGTTCCGCATCCTGTAG
- a CDS encoding hydrogenase small subunit — protein sequence MKISIGLGKEGVEERLAERGVSRRDFLKFCTAIAVTMGMGPAFAPEVARALMGPRRPSVVYLHNAECTGCSESVLRAFEPYIDTLILDTLSLDYHETLMAAAGEAAEAALEQAVNSPHGFIAVVEGGIPTAANGIYGKVANHTMLDICSRILPKAQAVIAYGTCATFGGVQAAKPNPTGAKGVNDALKHLGVNAINISGCPPNPYNLVGTIVYYLKNKAVPELDSLNRPTMFFGQTVHEQCPRLPHFDAGEFAPSFESEEARKGWCLYELGCKGPVTMNNCPKIKFNQTNWPVDAGHPCIGCSEPDFWDAMTPFYQN from the coding sequence ATGAAAATCTCGATCGGTCTCGGCAAGGAGGGCGTGGAGGAAAGGCTTGCGGAACGCGGCGTGTCTCGACGCGACTTCCTCAAGTTCTGTACGGCCATCGCCGTGACCATGGGCATGGGCCCCGCGTTCGCGCCGGAAGTTGCCCGCGCGCTCATGGGCCCCCGGCGTCCGTCCGTGGTCTACCTGCACAACGCTGAATGCACCGGCTGTTCCGAATCGGTGCTGCGCGCGTTCGAACCCTACATCGACACCCTGATTCTGGACACGCTCTCCCTCGACTACCATGAGACCCTCATGGCCGCCGCGGGCGAAGCGGCAGAAGCCGCCCTGGAACAGGCCGTCAACAGCCCGCACGGCTTCATCGCCGTTGTGGAAGGCGGCATTCCCACGGCTGCCAACGGCATCTACGGCAAGGTGGCCAACCACACCATGCTGGACATCTGCAGCCGCATCCTGCCCAAGGCCCAGGCCGTCATCGCGTACGGCACCTGCGCCACCTTCGGCGGCGTGCAGGCGGCCAAGCCCAACCCCACCGGGGCCAAGGGCGTCAACGACGCGCTGAAGCACCTTGGCGTCAACGCCATCAACATCTCCGGCTGCCCGCCGAACCCGTACAACCTGGTCGGCACCATCGTGTACTACCTGAAGAACAAGGCCGTGCCCGAACTGGACAGCCTGAACCGGCCCACCATGTTCTTCGGCCAGACCGTGCACGAACAGTGCCCCCGCCTGCCGCACTTCGACGCGGGTGAATTCGCCCCGTCGTTCGAATCGGAAGAAGCCCGCAAGGGCTGGTGCCTCTACGAGCTGGGCTGCAAGGGCCCGGTGACCATGAACAACTGCCCGAAGATCAAGTTCAACCAGACCAACTGGCCCGTGGACGCGGGGCACCCCTGCATAGGGTGCAGCGAACCCGATTTCTGGGACGCCATGACCCCGTTCTATCAGAACTGA
- the hysD gene encoding NiFeSe hydrogenase maturation protease, translating to MQKLLVLGIGNTLLTDDGVGVFAVEELMKETWPQNVTLMDGGTFTQDIFYLFEGYDRLLVLDIVHAKGAPGTIYRLSEDDLVQNEKQRLSIHDVDLIDSLKMAELRGPRPYMQVIGMEPHDFLNWNIGLSEPVQAAFPRFVEVAREEIRTIIAEMEQAG from the coding sequence ATGCAGAAGCTGCTCGTACTCGGCATCGGCAACACCCTGCTCACCGACGATGGCGTCGGCGTCTTTGCCGTGGAAGAACTGATGAAGGAAACCTGGCCGCAGAACGTCACCCTGATGGACGGTGGCACCTTCACCCAGGACATCTTCTACCTGTTCGAAGGGTACGACCGGTTGCTGGTGCTGGACATCGTGCACGCCAAGGGCGCCCCCGGCACCATCTACCGCCTGTCGGAAGACGATCTGGTCCAGAACGAGAAGCAGCGGCTGTCCATCCACGACGTGGACCTCATCGATTCGCTGAAGATGGCCGAACTGCGTGGCCCGCGCCCCTACATGCAGGTCATCGGCATGGAACCGCACGATTTCCTGAACTGGAACATCGGACTTTCCGAGCCGGTGCAGGCAGCCTTTCCGCGCTTTGTCGAGGTGGCGCGTGAAGAAATCCGCACCATCATCGCGGAAATGGAGCAGGCAGGCTGA
- the hysA gene encoding NiFeSe hydrogenase large subunit HysA — protein sequence MSGCTPKAAPAGATGKATIAIDPVSRIEGHLKAEVTVENGVVVDARLSGGMYRGFETILRGRDPRDASQIVQRICGVCPTAHSTASCMALDNAFKVKVPTNGRLTRNLTFGANYLQSHILHFYHLAALDFVQGPDSAPFVPRFAKPDLRLPKDINAAAVDQYLEALEVRRICHEMVAMFGGRMPHVQGQVVGGTTQIPTKEALVEYAARFTKVREFVEKKYVPVAYTVGAAYKDLFSFGQGYKNCISFGAFPMNDAMTELHLKRGVYIDGKDQPFDPKLIKEYVKYSWFDDATTGLHFSEGKTVPAPHKAGAYSFVKAPRYNGKAVESGPVARMWVTNPELSPVGQKLLKDLFKLNAKRFRDLGDDKAFSVMGRHVARAEETYYMLSAIERWLKEVKAGEETFASAEIPAKSEGVGFTEAPRGSLVHYINIKDQKIDNYQIVSATLWNCNPRDDSGQLGPVERALIGTPVPDISNPVNVARVIRAFDPULGCAVHVLHAESGKVSVVEVK from the coding sequence ATGTCCGGCTGTACACCCAAGGCCGCTCCTGCCGGGGCCACCGGCAAGGCGACCATCGCCATCGACCCGGTAAGCAGAATCGAAGGCCACCTGAAAGCCGAAGTCACCGTTGAAAACGGCGTGGTGGTTGACGCCCGCCTGTCCGGCGGCATGTATCGCGGCTTCGAAACCATCCTGCGCGGGCGCGACCCGCGTGACGCCTCGCAGATCGTGCAGCGCATCTGCGGCGTGTGCCCCACGGCCCACTCCACCGCCTCATGCATGGCGCTGGACAACGCCTTCAAGGTCAAGGTGCCCACCAACGGCCGCCTTACCCGCAACCTGACCTTCGGCGCCAACTACCTGCAATCGCACATCCTGCACTTCTACCACCTGGCCGCCCTGGACTTCGTGCAGGGGCCGGACAGCGCGCCCTTCGTGCCGCGCTTTGCCAAGCCCGATCTGCGCCTGCCCAAGGACATCAACGCCGCTGCGGTGGACCAGTACCTGGAAGCGCTTGAAGTGCGCCGCATCTGCCACGAAATGGTCGCCATGTTCGGCGGGCGCATGCCCCACGTGCAGGGCCAGGTCGTGGGCGGCACCACCCAGATCCCCACCAAGGAAGCCCTTGTCGAATACGCCGCCCGCTTCACGAAGGTGCGCGAATTCGTCGAAAAGAAGTACGTGCCCGTGGCCTACACCGTGGGCGCGGCCTACAAGGATCTGTTCTCGTTCGGCCAGGGCTACAAGAACTGCATCTCGTTCGGCGCCTTCCCCATGAACGATGCCATGACCGAGCTGCACCTGAAGCGCGGCGTGTACATCGACGGCAAGGACCAGCCCTTCGATCCCAAGCTGATCAAGGAATACGTCAAGTACTCCTGGTTCGACGACGCCACCACCGGCCTGCACTTCTCGGAAGGCAAGACGGTGCCCGCGCCCCACAAGGCCGGTGCGTACAGCTTCGTCAAGGCTCCCCGCTACAACGGCAAGGCCGTCGAGTCCGGCCCGGTGGCCCGCATGTGGGTCACCAACCCCGAACTGTCGCCCGTGGGCCAGAAGCTGCTGAAGGACCTGTTCAAGCTGAACGCCAAGCGCTTCCGCGACCTTGGTGACGACAAGGCCTTCTCGGTCATGGGCCGCCATGTGGCCCGCGCCGAGGAAACCTACTACATGCTCTCCGCCATCGAACGCTGGCTGAAGGAAGTGAAGGCCGGCGAAGAAACCTTCGCCTCCGCCGAAATTCCCGCCAAGTCCGAGGGCGTGGGCTTCACCGAAGCGCCGCGCGGTTCCTTGGTCCACTACATCAACATCAAGGACCAGAAGATCGACAACTACCAGATCGTGTCCGCCACGCTCTGGAACTGCAACCCGCGCGACGACAGCGGCCAGCTTGGCCCGGTGGAACGCGCACTGATCGGCACCCCCGTGCCGGACATCAGCAACCCGGTGAACGTGGCGCGGGTAATCCGCGCCTTCGACCCGTGACTGGGCTGCGCCGTGCACGTGCTGCACGCTGAATCCGGCAAGGTCTCCGTCGTCGAAGTGAAGTAG
- the hysB gene encoding NiFeSe hydrogenase small subunit: MSLNRRDFVKLCTGTVAGFGISQMFHPAVCEAISGSLNGERPPVLWLQGQGCTGCSVSLLNSVHPTIADVLLKVISLEFHPTVMAWEGEPAMEHMMKIAEQYKGKYFVVVEGAVPTEADGKYCIIGEAHHKEISMADAMKSVAANAAAVLAVGTCAAYGGIPAAQGSETGAKSVSAFFKENGIATPVVNIPGCPPHPDWIVGTVVVALNAIKAKGLAAGLADVVKLLDADGRPTPFYGRNVHENCPYLEAYDAGKMCETFTKKDGCRYDLGCKGPMSMCDSFERKWNGGVNWCVSNAVCIGCVEPDFPDGKSPFYSA; encoded by the coding sequence ATGAGTCTCAACAGGCGTGATTTCGTCAAATTGTGCACAGGTACGGTTGCAGGGTTCGGAATATCCCAGATGTTCCACCCCGCCGTCTGTGAAGCCATTTCCGGTTCGCTGAACGGCGAACGGCCTCCGGTGCTCTGGCTGCAGGGCCAGGGCTGCACCGGTTGCTCGGTGTCGCTGCTGAACTCGGTGCACCCGACCATCGCCGACGTGCTGCTGAAGGTCATCAGTCTGGAGTTCCACCCCACCGTCATGGCGTGGGAAGGCGAACCCGCCATGGAACACATGATGAAGATCGCGGAGCAGTACAAGGGCAAGTACTTCGTGGTGGTCGAAGGGGCGGTGCCCACCGAGGCCGACGGCAAGTACTGCATCATCGGCGAAGCGCACCACAAGGAAATCTCCATGGCTGATGCCATGAAGAGCGTTGCCGCCAACGCCGCGGCCGTGCTGGCCGTGGGTACCTGCGCGGCCTATGGCGGCATTCCCGCCGCCCAGGGCAGCGAAACCGGCGCCAAGTCGGTGTCCGCGTTCTTCAAGGAAAACGGCATCGCCACCCCGGTGGTAAACATTCCCGGCTGCCCGCCCCACCCCGACTGGATCGTGGGCACCGTGGTGGTGGCGCTGAACGCCATCAAGGCCAAGGGCCTTGCCGCGGGCCTTGCCGACGTGGTCAAGCTGCTTGACGCCGACGGCCGCCCCACCCCCTTCTATGGCCGCAACGTCCATGAAAACTGTCCCTACCTTGAAGCGTACGACGCCGGGAAGATGTGCGAAACCTTCACCAAGAAGGACGGCTGCCGCTACGACCTCGGCTGCAAGGGCCCCATGTCCATGTGCGACAGCTTCGAGCGCAAGTGGAACGGCGGCGTGAACTGGTGCGTATCCAACGCGGTGTGCATCGGTTGCGTCGAACCCGACTTCCCTGACGGCAAGTCTCCCTTCTACTCGGCCTAG